The sequence CAGTTAAAAAATCTTTTTCCATGTATAGAATTTTTTTCACAAAATGAATTGTCTGAATTAATTGCAAAAAATGATATAGATTTTGTTATAAATGCTTTTGTTGGAAGTGCAGGTATACTGCCTTCTTACTATGCGATTTATTATAAAAAAAAATTTGCTTTAGCTAATAAAGAAAGTTTGGTAGTTGCTGGGAAAATACTTACAGAATTAGCAAAAAAAAACAATGTCGAAATAATACCAATTGATAGTGAGCACTCTGCAATTTACCAGTGTTTGGAAGGCAAAAGGCAGTACTTAAAAAAAATTATATTAACTGCATCTGGAGGTCCTTTTAGATTAACCGACAAAAAACAATTTGATGCTATAACAAAGGAAATGGCTCTTAATCACCCAAAATGGAATATGGGTGCTAAAATTACAATTGATTCCGCAACTATGATGAATAAAGGTTTTGAGATTATAGAGGCTGGATGGCTTTTTGATGTGGATAGCAAACAAATTGAAGTTGTTGTTCATAAAGAATGTATAGTTCACTCAGCAGTAGAACTTATTGACGGAAGCATTATTGCTCAGATGGCAACACCAGATATGAAGTTGCCCATAGCTTACGCTTTATATAAACCAGATAGAATTGAGTTTGAAAATAAAATTTCGCTTGTTGATATAGGGACTTTAACTTTTGAGAAACCAGATTTAGATAAATTTGAGCTTTTAGCTTTAGCACAGGATGCATTTAGGAAAAAAGAAAAAAATTGTGGTTTACTTTTAAATGCAGCTGATGAGGTATGCGTTGAGTATTTTTTGCAAAATAAGATTAAATTTACGGATATTTCAAAAA is a genomic window of Desulfurella sp. containing:
- the dxr gene encoding 1-deoxy-D-xylulose-5-phosphate reductoisomerase, with amino-acid sequence MENILILGSTGSIGQNVIEVIKKGSKYNIIGIAFNKNITKAIEQIENLKPKYVYVGQLEYIPQLKNLFPCIEFFSQNELSELIAKNDIDFVINAFVGSAGILPSYYAIYYKKKFALANKESLVVAGKILTELAKKNNVEIIPIDSEHSAIYQCLEGKRQYLKKIILTASGGPFRLTDKKQFDAITKEMALNHPKWNMGAKITIDSATMMNKGFEIIEAGWLFDVDSKQIEVVVHKECIVHSAVELIDGSIIAQMATPDMKLPIAYALYKPDRIEFENKISLVDIGTLTFEKPDLDKFELLALAQDAFRKKEKNCGLLLNAADEVCVEYFLQNKIKFTDISKIIKKIINFSLVKYLYVIVY